The proteins below come from a single Sander vitreus isolate 19-12246 chromosome 15, sanVit1, whole genome shotgun sequence genomic window:
- the LOC144529516 gene encoding uncharacterized protein LOC144529516, translating to MRLKEIGGVQHDLALVFLSVFITEKAMKTSLACILIFIQLFEAYAELIFRELTESQSLELSCSPQLERSSLTVLHLYHRNAQSQTTLLSMAEGGELRVDPEHRGRLQISGGLDSLQVNVTMSHLQRSDTGLYMWELIYRENGSIQIILSAQKVFLLVEGTGRSCQCSPSYPPLLLTIFTVAGLLLLTLSWLAIEKCVKARHHYRPQPPVPIYEEMTRKQQSDGIHQNNPEAPSQVEEVNFPVYANMRQSQDNYYACPRQLALRA from the exons ATGAGACTGAAGGAAATAGGAGGAGTACAACATGACTTAGCTTTGGTATTTCTTAGTGTGTTTATAACTGAAAAGGCCATGAAGACGAGCTTGGCATGCATTCTAatattcattcagctttttgaAG cCTACGCAGAGTTGATTTTTAGGGAGCTGACGGAGAGCCAGTCACTGGAGCTCTCCTGTTCCCCTCAGCTGGAGCGTAGCAGCCTGACGGTCCTCCACCTGTATCACCGCAATGCCCAGAGCCAGACCACCCTGCTGTCCATGGCTGAGGGCGGCGAGCTGAGGGTCGACCCGGAACACAGAGGGCGGCTGCAGATCTCTGGAGGTCTGGACTCCCTGCAGGTCAATGTGACCATGTCCCATTTACAGCGTAGTGATACGGGACTCTACATGTGGGAGCTGATTTACAGAGAGAACGGCTCTATTCAGATCATCCTCAGTGCTCAAAAGGTGTTCTTGTTGGTTGAAGGGACAG GGAGGTCATGCCAGTGCTCTCCCAGTTACCCTCCTCTGCTCTTGACCATCTTTACAGTAGCAGGGCTTCTTCTACTCACACTCAGCTGGCTGGCCATAGAGAAATGT GTGAAGGCGAGGCATCATTACAGACCACAACCTCCGGTTCCTATATATGAGGAAATGACCAGGAAGCAGCAGAGTGACGGAATCCACCAAAATAACCCTGAGGCCCCATCGCAGGTGGAGGAAGTCAACTTCCCCGTGTACGCTAACATGCGACAATCACAGGACAACTATTACGCCTGTCCCAGACAGCTCGCCCTCAGAGCCTGA